Proteins from a single region of Haloplanus sp. GDY1:
- a CDS encoding MBL fold metallo-hydrolase — protein MRVTLLGTGDTTGTPTVGCDCATCERARELGVERSRFSVHVENERTGESLLIDCSPDFRHQFLTQDVPLPDAALVTHIHFDHLDGLGNAYRLFDDLPVHATDVVDPATDESVAETIRRKYDYLDRVTVHGHDPHERVRVCGLDVRFVPVDHPPLLCYGVVVEDPETGAKCSLTGDTSFGIPVDSRAALADPDLLLADAIVPASAAEAHPLGGKHRTDEGVPRTFGTKHMTREGALDLAVELDADRTRLVHLAHFYPADEAFADPLAVDGETYDL, from the coding sequence ATGCGGGTGACGCTACTCGGAACCGGCGACACGACCGGCACCCCGACCGTCGGCTGTGACTGTGCCACCTGCGAGCGGGCGCGGGAACTGGGCGTCGAGCGCTCGCGCTTCTCGGTCCACGTCGAGAACGAGCGAACCGGCGAGTCGCTGCTGATCGACTGCAGCCCCGACTTCCGCCACCAGTTCCTCACGCAGGACGTCCCCCTGCCGGACGCCGCGCTGGTGACGCACATCCACTTCGACCACCTCGACGGCCTCGGCAACGCCTACCGCCTGTTCGACGACCTGCCCGTCCACGCGACGGACGTCGTCGATCCGGCCACCGACGAGAGCGTCGCGGAGACGATCCGCCGGAAGTACGACTACCTCGACCGGGTGACCGTCCACGGCCACGACCCCCACGAGCGGGTCCGGGTCTGTGGGCTCGACGTCCGGTTCGTCCCCGTCGATCACCCCCCGCTGCTCTGTTACGGCGTCGTCGTCGAGGACCCCGAAACGGGCGCCAAGTGCTCGCTCACCGGGGACACGAGCTTCGGGATTCCCGTGGACTCCCGGGCGGCGCTGGCGGATCCCGACCTCCTGCTCGCGGACGCCATCGTCCCCGCGTCGGCCGCCGAAGCCCACCCGCTCGGCGGGAAACACCGGACCGACGAGGGCGTTCCCCGGACCTTCGGGACGAAACACATGACCCGCGAGGGGGCGCTGGATCTGGCGGTGGAACTCGACGCCGACCGGACGCGACTGGTCCACCTCGCGCACTTCTACCCCGCCGACGAGGCGTTCGCGGATCCGCTGGCGGTCGACGGGGAGACCTACGATCTTTAA
- a CDS encoding DUF5808 domain-containing protein, with product MVDKPQSGSILGIPYNFERPSLGRLLSAHWKPGEGMVVEKPFGIGYTLNLANWRSWIVVLVAAVLLWQENDSDLAADDDGDDDPVEVVVDD from the coding sequence ATGGTCGACAAACCGCAGTCCGGCTCGATCCTCGGCATTCCGTACAACTTCGAGCGCCCGAGCCTCGGGCGCCTGCTCTCCGCTCACTGGAAGCCCGGCGAGGGGATGGTCGTCGAGAAGCCCTTCGGCATCGGCTACACCCTGAACCTGGCGAACTGGCGGTCCTGGATCGTCGTCCTCGTCGCCGCCGTCCTCCTCTGGCAGGAGAACGACAGCGACCTGGCGGCCGACGACGACGGCGACGACGACCCCGTGGAAGTCGTCGTCGACGACTAG
- a CDS encoding DUF5787 family protein: MDSEYAFELALCAHLEDTREWVLGRQLGASVADPGARVVDICALVPGPEFDRRAAVTSETIPPRAVESDVGPGRAVDPAAAFDCAPDVARRAADRAVEVGYFEAERRGSRRHVRATTRYPDWVGRLVGVENKPDLGRPGDLERQLRRDVALGLFDAVVLATESYVTGAHLNRVPEAVGVWRFSGGDLTVIREPTPLDPDSPGVEPLADHPLRTDVAIVPAAAKARKRRAVAERAYGKGWRPREYPGCASMRPTDDGRPHCTAFDRVVDPGHDCGESCPAFEAADPPAVDRERLRDARTPWVADPEGVARRQAGLDRFG; the protein is encoded by the coding sequence GTGGACTCGGAGTACGCGTTCGAACTGGCGCTGTGCGCGCATCTCGAAGATACCCGTGAGTGGGTACTCGGCCGCCAGCTCGGCGCCTCGGTCGCCGACCCCGGCGCCCGCGTCGTCGATATTTGTGCCCTCGTCCCCGGTCCCGAGTTCGACCGCCGGGCGGCGGTCACGAGCGAGACCATCCCGCCCCGCGCCGTCGAGAGCGACGTGGGTCCCGGTCGGGCGGTCGACCCCGCCGCGGCCTTCGACTGCGCGCCCGACGTCGCCCGCCGGGCGGCCGACCGCGCGGTCGAGGTGGGGTACTTCGAGGCGGAGCGGCGTGGAAGCCGCCGGCACGTCCGGGCGACGACCCGCTACCCCGACTGGGTCGGCCGGTTGGTCGGCGTCGAGAACAAACCCGACCTCGGGCGCCCCGGCGACCTGGAACGGCAGTTGCGCCGGGACGTCGCCCTGGGCCTCTTCGATGCCGTCGTCCTCGCCACCGAGAGCTACGTCACCGGCGCGCACCTGAACCGGGTGCCAGAGGCGGTCGGGGTCTGGCGGTTCTCCGGCGGCGACCTGACCGTGATACGCGAGCCGACGCCGCTCGATCCCGACTCGCCGGGCGTCGAACCCCTCGCGGACCACCCGCTCCGGACGGACGTGGCAATCGTCCCCGCAGCGGCGAAGGCCCGCAAGCGCCGCGCCGTCGCCGAACGCGCCTACGGCAAGGGGTGGCGACCCCGCGAGTATCCGGGGTGTGCGTCGATGCGGCCGACCGACGACGGCCGCCCCCACTGCACCGCCTTCGACCGCGTCGTCGACCCCGGGCACGACTGCGGCGAGTCGTGTCCGGCCTTCGAGGCGGCCGACCCGCCCGCGGTGGACCGCGAGCGCCTGCGAGACGCCCGGACGCCGTGGGTCGCGGACCCGGAGGGCGTCGCCCGGCGGCAGGCGGGCCTCGACCGGTTCGGCTGA
- a CDS encoding heavy metal translocating P-type ATPase yields MTCTLCDLPTPDPPVTEEGVEGTFCCRGCLEVARSLDEAEGASAADVDGADGVRETLGDDDGSGDPAAEADADVAFVAVDGMHCATCEAFLESRATDHEGVVAAEASYPSDLVRLVYDGERLAEDDLPALLDGAGYRARGVDEDGEDDTTETVGRLVIGGFFGMMTMAWYVLFLYPTYLGLGADLLLLDVTGTAGDYLLWNVWVMTSVVLGYTGYPILRGAYVSLRAGRPNMDLLVALAAGTAYVYSTATLLRGGTEVYFDITTVVVLVVTLGGYYETRLKERAAGQLTELTESRVDEARRRTDGGAETVSVDDLRPGDEVIVGTGDRVPVDGEVIEGTAAVDESLVTGESVPVRRTVGEEVIGGGLVTEGGVVIEAADGATSTLDRLVTHLWRVRSSRSGVQRLADRIAAVFVPVVVLLAAAAFVGHIALGAAPTDAFLTGLTVLVVSCPCALGLATPLAVATGVREALDRGVVIVEGDTFERASEAEIVAVDKTGTLTTGEMRLHDAVGSEAAVARAAAVETFAEHPMGRAIGEAVDPVDAAVEGFERHPGRGVSGVVDGTRVTVGRADLFADATVPDPYRERYDRAVEAGRIPAYVGWDGEVRAVLVAGDEPRPEWAAVVADLAETVDRVVVLTGDGEAAAARFRDHPAVDDVLADVPPEGKAAVIERLRAEGTTVMVGDGSNDAPALAAADLGVSLESGTRLAADAADAVVTTDDLTTVPAVFDLTAATKRRIRGNLAWAFLYNAVAVPAAALGALNPLVAAVAMGASSLLVVANSARGFDVDAADPSGRHDAGGDHPAATPAATDGGA; encoded by the coding sequence ATGACCTGCACGCTCTGTGACCTGCCGACGCCCGACCCGCCCGTCACCGAGGAGGGCGTCGAGGGGACGTTCTGCTGTCGGGGCTGTCTCGAAGTGGCGCGGTCGCTCGACGAGGCCGAGGGCGCGTCGGCCGCGGACGTGGACGGGGCGGACGGCGTCCGCGAGACGCTCGGGGACGACGACGGGAGCGGCGACCCGGCCGCCGAAGCCGACGCGGACGTCGCCTTCGTCGCCGTCGACGGCATGCACTGTGCGACCTGCGAGGCGTTCCTGGAGTCGCGGGCGACCGACCACGAGGGCGTCGTCGCCGCGGAGGCGTCCTACCCCTCGGATCTGGTGCGGCTCGTCTACGACGGGGAGCGACTCGCCGAGGACGACCTGCCCGCCCTCTTGGACGGTGCGGGCTACCGCGCCCGCGGGGTCGACGAGGACGGCGAGGACGACACCACCGAGACGGTCGGTCGCCTCGTCATCGGCGGCTTCTTCGGCATGATGACGATGGCGTGGTACGTCCTCTTTCTCTACCCCACGTACCTCGGCCTCGGCGCCGACCTCCTGTTGCTCGACGTGACGGGCACGGCCGGCGACTACCTGCTCTGGAACGTCTGGGTGATGACGAGCGTCGTCCTCGGTTACACCGGCTACCCCATCCTTCGGGGCGCCTACGTCAGCCTCCGGGCCGGCCGGCCGAACATGGACCTGCTGGTGGCGCTCGCGGCCGGCACCGCCTACGTCTACAGCACCGCGACGCTCCTCCGGGGTGGCACGGAGGTGTACTTCGACATCACGACCGTGGTCGTCCTCGTGGTCACCCTGGGGGGCTACTACGAGACGCGGCTGAAGGAGCGGGCGGCCGGCCAGCTGACGGAACTCACGGAGAGCCGGGTCGACGAGGCGCGCCGGCGCACGGACGGGGGCGCGGAGACGGTCTCCGTCGACGACCTGCGCCCGGGCGACGAGGTGATCGTCGGGACGGGCGACCGCGTCCCGGTCGACGGCGAGGTGATCGAGGGGACCGCCGCCGTCGACGAGTCGCTCGTCACCGGCGAGTCCGTGCCCGTCCGCCGGACGGTGGGCGAGGAAGTGATCGGCGGCGGCCTCGTGACCGAGGGCGGCGTCGTGATCGAGGCGGCCGACGGGGCGACGAGCACGCTCGACCGCCTGGTGACCCACCTCTGGCGCGTCCGGAGTTCGCGCTCGGGCGTCCAGCGTCTCGCCGACCGGATCGCCGCGGTGTTCGTCCCCGTGGTCGTCCTGCTGGCGGCCGCGGCGTTCGTGGGCCACATCGCCCTCGGCGCGGCGCCGACCGACGCCTTCCTGACCGGGCTGACGGTGCTGGTGGTGTCGTGTCCCTGCGCGCTGGGGCTGGCGACGCCGCTGGCCGTCGCCACGGGCGTCCGCGAGGCGCTCGACCGGGGCGTCGTCATCGTGGAGGGCGACACCTTCGAGCGGGCGAGCGAGGCGGAGATCGTCGCCGTCGACAAGACGGGGACGCTGACGACGGGCGAGATGCGCCTGCACGACGCCGTCGGGAGCGAGGCGGCCGTCGCCCGCGCGGCCGCCGTCGAGACGTTCGCGGAGCACCCCATGGGACGGGCGATCGGCGAGGCGGTCGACCCGGTCGACGCGGCCGTCGAGGGGTTCGAGCGCCACCCTGGCCGGGGGGTGAGCGGCGTCGTCGACGGCACGCGGGTGACCGTCGGCCGCGCCGACCTGTTCGCTGACGCGACGGTGCCCGACCCCTACCGCGAGCGCTACGACCGGGCCGTCGAGGCCGGGCGAATCCCCGCGTACGTGGGCTGGGACGGCGAGGTGCGGGCGGTGCTGGTCGCCGGCGACGAACCGCGACCGGAGTGGGCGGCGGTCGTCGCCGACCTCGCCGAGACGGTCGACCGGGTGGTCGTCCTCACGGGCGACGGCGAGGCGGCGGCCGCGCGCTTCCGCGACCACCCCGCCGTCGACGACGTCCTCGCGGACGTGCCGCCGGAGGGGAAGGCGGCGGTGATCGAGCGCCTGCGGGCGGAGGGCACGACGGTGATGGTCGGCGACGGCAGCAACGACGCGCCGGCGCTGGCGGCGGCGGACCTCGGCGTCTCGCTCGAGAGCGGCACGCGCCTGGCGGCCGACGCCGCCGACGCCGTCGTCACCACCGACGACCTGACGACGGTGCCCGCGGTGTTCGACCTGACCGCGGCGACGAAGCGGCGCATCCGGGGGAACCTGGCCTGGGCCTTTCTCTACAACGCCGTCGCGGTGCCCGCGGCCGCCCTCGGCGCGTTGAACCCGCTCGTCGCCGCCGTGGCGATGGGGGCGAGCAGCCTGCTCGTCGTCGCCAACTCCGCGCGGGGATTCGACGTCGACGCGGCCGACCCGAGCGGACGCCACGACGCCGGCGGCGACCACCCCGCGGCGACGCCGGCGGCGACCGACGGCGGTGCGTGA
- a CDS encoding DUF7269 family protein produces MTRRTRRRVAVGLALAGVGFAASYGYAPGLVPASIRRGAATLGGRLDPGLALLIVGATTGVLGLLYAWIGQRDDAGSLSTPADAAPKRRTAVAGGDLTAHYDRMATGDGAADADPLRERLRDAVVEAYRRERGVEGASAVVDEGAWTDDRYAAAFLSTTAAVDYPWYHRLYAWLYPARAYERRVNRTLRAVERTCERRVTGYDAPTRAAGGWRRRLRAALEGSS; encoded by the coding sequence GTGACCCGCCGGACGCGCCGGCGGGTCGCCGTCGGCCTCGCCCTCGCGGGGGTCGGCTTCGCCGCGAGTTACGGCTACGCGCCCGGCCTCGTCCCCGCGTCGATCCGGCGGGGCGCGGCGACGCTCGGCGGGCGACTCGACCCCGGGCTGGCGCTCCTGATCGTCGGCGCGACGACGGGCGTACTCGGCCTGCTCTACGCGTGGATCGGCCAGCGCGACGACGCGGGGTCGCTGTCGACGCCCGCGGACGCCGCCCCGAAGCGTCGGACGGCCGTCGCGGGAGGGGACCTGACGGCCCACTACGACCGGATGGCGACGGGCGACGGCGCCGCCGACGCCGACCCGCTCCGCGAACGACTGCGCGACGCCGTCGTCGAGGCGTACCGACGCGAGCGAGGGGTCGAGGGCGCGTCGGCGGTCGTCGACGAGGGGGCGTGGACCGACGACCGGTACGCGGCGGCCTTCCTCTCGACGACCGCCGCGGTCGACTACCCCTGGTATCACCGCCTCTACGCCTGGCTCTACCCGGCGCGGGCGTACGAGCGTCGGGTGAACCGCACGCTCCGCGCCGTCGAGCGGACGTGCGAGCGGCGGGTGACGGGCTACGACGCGCCGACGCGGGCGGCGGGCGGGTGGCGGCGTCGACTCCGGGCGGCGCTGGAGGGGTCGTCGTGA
- a CDS encoding halocyanin domain-containing protein — protein sequence MTERMTRRTALRTAVGAAAAGLGARTVAAQNGVDYGGWFGSGRGAETQNFDGTVDRTGQDSVTVEVGSEGNGGPYAFGPAAVRVDPGTTVTFEWVSDTHNILIEDQPSGAGWEGVSAIENTGYSHEHTFETEGIYTYYCQPHLALGMKGAVVVGGGGGTGGGGGGGEGGEGGEAGEAGETGGAGGTATSPTLIFAFRLIGGAVAATLALVLGVTAWVFLNYDEVTTTGGTDAAPTAAERTPAESVFESGVVRELGHDEFDPYGTATLIVVYLGIISLLWVFMYFVEFLGGGPTVIG from the coding sequence ATGACGGAGCGCATGACCCGGCGGACGGCGCTCCGGACGGCCGTCGGGGCGGCCGCGGCGGGCCTCGGCGCCCGCACCGTCGCCGCGCAGAACGGCGTCGACTACGGCGGCTGGTTCGGCTCCGGCCGCGGTGCCGAGACCCAGAACTTCGACGGCACCGTCGACCGCACCGGGCAGGACTCCGTGACGGTCGAGGTGGGGTCCGAGGGCAACGGCGGCCCCTACGCCTTCGGCCCGGCCGCCGTCCGGGTCGACCCCGGCACGACGGTCACCTTCGAGTGGGTGTCGGACACGCACAACATCCTGATCGAGGACCAGCCCTCCGGCGCCGGCTGGGAGGGCGTCAGCGCCATCGAGAACACCGGCTACTCCCACGAACACACCTTCGAGACCGAGGGGATCTACACGTACTACTGCCAGCCACACCTCGCGCTCGGGATGAAGGGGGCCGTCGTCGTCGGCGGGGGCGGGGGCACGGGTGGCGGTGGCGGTGGCGGCGAGGGCGGCGAGGGCGGTGAGGCCGGCGAGGCCGGCGAGACCGGCGGGGCCGGCGGCACCGCAACCTCGCCCACGCTCATCTTCGCCTTCCGACTGATCGGCGGCGCCGTCGCGGCGACGCTCGCGCTCGTCCTCGGGGTCACCGCCTGGGTGTTCCTCAACTACGACGAGGTCACGACGACCGGCGGGACGGACGCCGCGCCCACGGCGGCCGAGCGGACGCCCGCGGAGTCGGTCTTCGAGTCGGGGGTCGTCCGCGAACTCGGCCACGACGAGTTCGACCCGTACGGGACGGCGACGCTGATCGTCGTCTACCTCGGCATCATCAGCCTGCTGTGGGTGTTCATGTACTTCGTCGAGTTCCTCGGCGGCGGACCGACGGTGATCGGGTAA
- a CDS encoding transglutaminase domain-containing protein gives MSDSGGDPADGASGGTDAGGVEYGEVAVTLAAVLALVVAAALLPAAGLGSGGGGGDGAAGTAGTATTTPGGTPGDAATGTPEGGSSGDSTTAAPLGGGSPSGVSLSNPPERTAIGSPRPSGAPLAQTPQFVVEAPRNAYWRQTAYSRYTGSAWERSPRWQPMSEGVPDDGRTATGGRMDYEVTLLVPSSSLPTAWRPERVTVPNRSVGVEASTLGGVRTDGSLPAGTTYRARSATPPRSPAALRAAGTDYPPELERRYTQVPAATPRRVGAFTADLTAGAETPYDTAVIVRDWLRTKPYSLNASHEPGEPIADQFVFEMERGYCQYYATSMVVMLRTQGVPARYVVGYAPGERVGENRYLVTADRGHAWVEVYFPEVGWVRFDPTGTGRLPVRNPQPPYDISLNRSAVAGARVAVSVEKNGTPVVGAPVFVDDERVGWTDARGRVTTTLPYDATVTVTARPPDGVTKYDDGTTAASRTTGGTAPVDAARRPGSTGRLAAARPPAGLGQRETPANASSRTYRSDTNVTLSVRGRPVAGGGVTVVAAIRDVPFRGATVTVDGERVGETGANGTAGVSLSGVAPGTHTLRVRRDAVSARTTLRVLEPGEGDSAERAGPDPIAVAVDAPLGLPLPGGPATVTTTRNGSPVRSTVRVDGRTAGRTDANGSLSVTLPVAGSAAVVARGPAGTTDRATVAGLYRNAALLGGVLAALGAVGWWLRRRGVTPRGGARTLATALSTLSARAVAACIRAAELLGAAGRALRRGLRWLAGLPARVATRGLAALAALDPRRLWRWLAGLLARRGSGATGGSDGARGGGEPSATAAGDGAPSTLRSSWREFVALVAPPGARTRTPGEIARYAVDRGLPERPVRILTEAYRDAEYGRLAPDEERLARVREAVAALRAAARGEEP, from the coding sequence ATGAGCGATTCCGGGGGGGATCCGGCGGACGGGGCGTCGGGGGGGACCGACGCCGGGGGCGTCGAGTACGGCGAGGTGGCGGTCACGCTCGCGGCCGTCCTCGCGCTGGTCGTCGCCGCCGCGCTCCTCCCCGCGGCCGGCCTCGGGAGCGGCGGTGGCGGCGGGGACGGAGCGGCCGGAACGGCCGGAACGGCGACCACGACGCCCGGCGGGACGCCGGGAGACGCGGCGACGGGGACGCCGGAGGGCGGATCGAGCGGTGACTCCACGACCGCCGCCCCCCTCGGTGGCGGGTCGCCGAGCGGCGTCTCCCTCTCGAACCCGCCGGAGCGGACGGCGATCGGATCACCCCGGCCCTCGGGCGCCCCGCTGGCACAGACGCCGCAGTTCGTCGTCGAGGCGCCCCGGAACGCCTACTGGCGACAGACCGCCTACAGCCGGTACACGGGGTCGGCGTGGGAGCGGTCGCCCCGGTGGCAGCCGATGAGCGAGGGGGTGCCCGACGACGGGCGAACCGCCACGGGTGGACGGATGGATTACGAGGTCACGCTGCTCGTCCCCTCGTCGTCGCTGCCGACGGCGTGGCGACCGGAGCGGGTGACGGTGCCGAACCGGAGCGTCGGCGTCGAGGCGTCGACGCTCGGCGGCGTCCGCACCGACGGATCGCTGCCGGCGGGGACCACCTACCGGGCGCGGAGCGCGACCCCACCACGGTCGCCGGCGGCGTTGCGGGCGGCGGGCACCGACTACCCGCCCGAACTCGAACGGCGCTACACGCAGGTGCCCGCGGCGACGCCCCGGCGGGTCGGGGCGTTCACGGCCGACCTGACCGCCGGCGCCGAGACGCCGTACGACACGGCGGTGATCGTCAGGGACTGGCTCCGGACGAAGCCGTACTCGCTGAACGCCAGCCACGAACCGGGCGAACCCATCGCCGACCAGTTCGTCTTCGAGATGGAGCGCGGCTACTGCCAGTACTACGCCACCTCGATGGTCGTCATGCTGCGGACGCAGGGCGTCCCGGCGCGGTACGTCGTCGGCTACGCACCCGGCGAGCGGGTGGGCGAGAACCGCTACCTCGTCACCGCCGACCGGGGCCACGCGTGGGTGGAGGTGTACTTCCCGGAGGTGGGGTGGGTGCGCTTCGATCCGACCGGCACCGGCCGACTCCCGGTACGGAACCCCCAGCCTCCCTACGACATCTCGCTGAACCGCTCGGCCGTCGCCGGCGCCCGCGTCGCCGTGAGCGTCGAGAAGAACGGCACCCCGGTGGTCGGCGCGCCGGTGTTCGTCGACGACGAACGGGTCGGCTGGACCGACGCGCGGGGGCGGGTGACGACGACCCTGCCGTACGACGCGACGGTCACCGTCACGGCGCGACCGCCCGACGGCGTGACGAAGTACGACGACGGGACGACGGCCGCGTCGCGGACGACGGGGGGGACCGCGCCCGTCGACGCGGCGCGACGCCCCGGATCGACCGGACGCCTCGCCGCCGCGCGACCGCCGGCCGGCCTCGGACAGCGGGAGACGCCCGCGAACGCCTCCTCGCGGACCTACCGGAGCGACACGAACGTGACGCTGTCGGTGCGGGGCCGCCCCGTCGCGGGCGGCGGCGTCACCGTCGTCGCGGCGATCCGGGACGTGCCCTTCAGGGGCGCGACGGTGACGGTGGACGGCGAGCGCGTCGGGGAGACGGGGGCGAACGGCACGGCGGGCGTCTCGCTGTCGGGCGTGGCGCCGGGGACCCACACCCTCCGCGTGCGCCGCGACGCGGTGAGCGCGAGGACGACGCTTCGGGTCCTGGAACCGGGCGAGGGGGATTCGGCGGAGCGGGCGGGTCCCGACCCGATCGCCGTCGCGGTGGACGCGCCGCTCGGCCTGCCGCTCCCGGGTGGGCCGGCGACGGTGACGACGACGCGGAACGGGTCACCGGTGCGGTCGACGGTGCGCGTCGACGGGCGCACGGCGGGGCGGACCGACGCGAACGGAAGCCTGAGCGTGACCCTGCCGGTCGCGGGATCGGCGGCCGTCGTCGCGCGGGGGCCGGCGGGGACGACGGACCGGGCGACCGTGGCGGGGCTCTACCGCAACGCGGCGCTCCTCGGCGGCGTCCTCGCCGCCCTCGGCGCGGTCGGGTGGTGGCTCCGGCGGCGGGGCGTCACCCCACGGGGGGGCGCCCGGACGCTCGCGACGGCGCTGTCGACGCTCTCGGCGCGGGCGGTGGCGGCGTGCATCCGCGCCGCCGAACTCCTCGGGGCGGCCGGTCGGGCGCTCCGCCGCGGCCTGCGGTGGCTCGCGGGGCTGCCGGCGCGGGTGGCGACCCGGGGGCTCGCCGCCCTCGCGGCGCTCGACCCGCGGCGACTGTGGCGGTGGCTCGCCGGCCTGCTGGCGCGCCGCGGCTCCGGCGCGACCGGCGGGAGCGACGGGGCGAGGGGTGGCGGGGAGCCGTCGGCGACCGCGGCCGGCGACGGCGCCCCGTCGACGCTCCGGTCGTCCTGGCGGGAGTTCGTCGCGCTCGTCGCGCCGCCGGGGGCGCGCACCCGGACGCCCGGCGAGATCGCGCGCTACGCGGTCGATCGGGGGTTGCCCGAGAGGCCGGTTCGGATCTTGACCGAGGCGTACCGCGACGCCGAGTACGGTCGCCTCGCCCCCGACGAGGAGCGACTGGCTCGCGTCCGCGAGGCGGTCGCGGCGCTCCGCGCCGCGGCGCGGGGTGAGGAGCCGTGA
- a CDS encoding sulfite exporter TauE/SafE family protein, with product MIELAGAVGGDVSLLVFLAIGVLGGAHCLGMCGPLVTLYADRLGAAESSRGDGGTTRVRPVDVRQHLLFNAGRTLSYATIGALMGALGALLFDVAAVAALATDVRAVTGVLAGGVIVATGAGYLLRGTARGHSLPLVGGAFSRVYGAVTARVDEWVRGPRIVALGAIHGLLPCPLLYPAFLYAFAVGSPTRGALSLAVLGAGTVPTLLAYGTVFQSLGTDTRVGLHRALGVAFVALGYLPLAHGLGLLGVHLPHPSIPVYQPLG from the coding sequence ATGATCGAACTCGCCGGCGCCGTCGGGGGCGACGTCTCCCTCCTCGTCTTCCTCGCCATCGGCGTCCTCGGCGGCGCCCACTGCCTCGGGATGTGTGGCCCCCTCGTCACGCTGTACGCCGACCGGCTCGGTGCCGCGGAGTCGTCGCGTGGGGACGGCGGTACCACCCGGGTCCGCCCGGTCGACGTCCGACAGCACCTCCTGTTCAACGCCGGCCGCACGCTCAGTTACGCGACCATCGGCGCCCTGATGGGGGCGCTCGGGGCGCTCCTCTTCGACGTCGCGGCCGTCGCCGCGCTCGCGACCGACGTCCGCGCGGTCACGGGCGTCCTCGCCGGCGGCGTCATCGTCGCCACCGGCGCCGGCTACCTCCTCCGTGGCACGGCCCGCGGGCACTCCCTCCCGCTCGTCGGCGGCGCCTTCTCGCGCGTGTACGGCGCCGTCACCGCCCGCGTCGACGAGTGGGTCCGCGGCCCCCGGATCGTCGCGCTCGGCGCGATCCACGGACTCCTGCCCTGTCCCCTGCTCTACCCCGCCTTCCTCTATGCCTTCGCCGTCGGCTCGCCGACCCGCGGGGCGCTCTCGCTCGCGGTCCTCGGTGCGGGCACCGTGCCGACGCTGCTGGCCTACGGCACCGTCTTCCAGTCGCTCGGGACGGACACCCGGGTGGGACTCCACCGCGCCCTCGGCGTCGCCTTCGTCGCCCTCGGCTACCTGCCGCTGGCACACGGGCTGGGCCTCCTCGGGGTCCACCTCCCCCACCCGTCGATCCCCGTCTACCAACCCCTCGGATGA
- a CDS encoding cytochrome c oxidase subunit II, with protein MEIHRYEKIWTAGALLLIVGLIATVTYGAVGPGVKMIDDSGGTVDPGSLGDTEFGDPGVTRVAEDEYEVHVVARQFLFQPGTTEPIRVPADSTVTFYITTPDVTHGFELAGTNVNLMVIPGQVSEVTVRFDEPAEYGIVCHEYCGAGHHTMAGQLVVVPEDEYRSEES; from the coding sequence ATGGAAATTCATCGATACGAGAAGATCTGGACCGCTGGCGCGCTGCTGTTGATCGTCGGGCTCATCGCGACGGTGACCTACGGTGCGGTCGGCCCGGGCGTGAAGATGATCGACGACTCGGGCGGGACGGTCGATCCCGGGTCGCTCGGCGACACCGAGTTCGGCGACCCCGGCGTGACCCGGGTCGCCGAGGACGAGTACGAGGTTCACGTGGTGGCCCGGCAGTTCCTCTTCCAGCCGGGCACCACCGAGCCGATCCGGGTGCCGGCCGACTCCACGGTGACCTTCTACATCACCACTCCGGACGTGACCCACGGCTTCGAACTCGCGGGCACCAACGTCAACCTCATGGTGATCCCCGGACAGGTCTCGGAGGTCACCGTCCGGTTCGACGAACCGGCGGAGTACGGCATCGTCTGTCACGAGTACTGCGGTGCCGGCCACCACACGATGGCCGGACAACTCGTCGTCGTTCCGGAGGACGAGTACCGATCGGAGGAGAGCTAA